Proteins encoded by one window of Myxococcus guangdongensis:
- a CDS encoding OmpA family protein, with product MKLKALCIAVSLLAIPGVAAAQSPFDNLKKAAGDAGKSTVEKRVNTKLLEEGQKNQCSFKTGTAELAAGCEDKLKKLTNALIDAKKQLTAGGVKSYKFEVSGHTDSTGDAAKNKKLSEQRAEVIVKELVARGLPRGEIVAVGLGSDRPLVKPDNTEAKKAKNRRYELQVRL from the coding sequence ATGAAGCTCAAGGCGTTGTGCATCGCCGTGTCGCTGTTGGCCATCCCGGGCGTGGCCGCCGCGCAGAGCCCCTTCGACAACCTCAAGAAGGCCGCGGGTGACGCGGGCAAGTCCACCGTCGAGAAGCGCGTCAACACCAAGCTCCTCGAGGAGGGCCAGAAGAACCAGTGCAGCTTCAAGACGGGCACCGCGGAGCTGGCCGCCGGCTGCGAGGACAAGCTCAAGAAGCTGACCAATGCCCTCATCGACGCCAAGAAGCAGCTCACCGCCGGCGGGGTGAAGAGCTACAAGTTCGAGGTCTCCGGCCACACCGACTCGACGGGCGACGCGGCGAAGAACAAGAAGCTCAGCGAGCAGCGCGCGGAGGTCATCGTCAAGGAGCTGGTCGCCCGCGGCCTCCCCCGCGGAGAAATCGTCGCCGTGGGCCTCGGCTCCGACCGGCCCCTGGTGAAGCCGGACAACACCGAGGCGAAGAAGGCGAAGAACCGCCGCTACGAGCTCCAGGTCCGCCTGTAG
- a CDS encoding GMC oxidoreductase, with protein sequence MDCDWLIIGSGFGGSVSALRLTEKGYRVVMLEKGRRLAPSDFPKTNWNLKRWMWMPQLGWRGLFQMSFFRHVTVLSGVGVGGGSLVYANTLPIPKDDFFQASSWGHLASWKDELSPHYLTARRMLGATPNPRSTVADQVLAQVGQDLGRPGFEPSTVAVYFGEPGVTVKDPYFGGEGPERTGCTSCGGCMLGCRHGAKNTLDRNYLYLAEKRGLTLHADTEATWVRPLPDGGYEVQAKQGTGLFGRQTLRLTAKNVIFAGGVLGSLSLLLRLKEHKDGLPQLSERLGDGVRTNSEALIGIVSGRPEHDLSKGIAIGSILHTDERSHLEPVRFSEGSGFFRLLMAPQVPGKSMLGRLARVAGLLARHPLRFLKAWFVPDFAKRTLILLYMRTLEGHLRMRRGRLLKNGLSTGLQSGPAPTANMPEAFDLARRVADKLDGYPMTMVSETVLGIPTTAHILGGCCMGDSAATGVIDHRHRLFGYEGLYVVDGSAISANPGVNPSLTITALAERAMTFIPHARKGEEDAPRLARLPS encoded by the coding sequence ATGGACTGCGACTGGCTCATCATCGGCTCGGGCTTCGGCGGCAGCGTCAGCGCGCTGCGGTTGACCGAGAAGGGCTACCGCGTGGTGATGCTGGAGAAGGGGCGGCGGCTGGCTCCCTCCGACTTCCCGAAGACGAACTGGAACCTGAAGCGCTGGATGTGGATGCCCCAGCTCGGCTGGCGGGGCCTGTTCCAGATGAGCTTCTTCCGCCACGTCACGGTGCTGTCGGGCGTGGGCGTGGGCGGCGGCTCGCTCGTCTACGCCAACACGCTCCCCATCCCGAAGGACGACTTCTTCCAGGCCTCCTCGTGGGGACACCTGGCCTCCTGGAAGGACGAGCTGTCGCCGCACTACCTCACCGCGCGCAGGATGCTCGGCGCCACCCCCAACCCGCGCAGCACCGTGGCGGACCAGGTGCTCGCGCAGGTGGGCCAGGACCTGGGCCGCCCGGGCTTCGAGCCGTCCACCGTCGCCGTGTACTTCGGCGAGCCCGGCGTCACGGTGAAGGACCCCTACTTCGGCGGAGAGGGCCCCGAACGCACCGGCTGCACGTCCTGCGGCGGGTGCATGCTCGGCTGTCGTCACGGCGCGAAGAACACGCTGGACCGCAATTACCTCTACCTCGCGGAGAAGCGCGGCCTGACGCTGCACGCGGACACGGAGGCCACGTGGGTGCGGCCCCTGCCGGACGGCGGCTACGAGGTGCAGGCGAAGCAGGGCACGGGCCTCTTCGGGCGGCAGACGCTGCGCCTCACCGCGAAGAACGTCATCTTCGCCGGTGGTGTGCTGGGCTCGCTGTCGCTGCTGCTGCGGCTCAAGGAACACAAGGATGGGTTGCCCCAGCTGTCGGAGCGCCTGGGCGACGGCGTGCGCACCAACTCCGAGGCGCTCATCGGCATCGTGAGCGGGCGCCCGGAGCATGATTTGTCGAAGGGCATCGCCATCGGCTCCATCCTGCACACCGACGAGCGCTCGCACCTGGAGCCCGTGCGCTTCTCGGAGGGCTCCGGCTTCTTCCGGCTGCTGATGGCGCCGCAGGTGCCCGGCAAGTCGATGCTGGGGCGTCTGGCGCGAGTGGCGGGCCTGCTCGCGCGGCATCCGCTGCGCTTCCTCAAGGCGTGGTTCGTCCCGGACTTCGCCAAGCGCACCCTGATCCTGCTCTACATGCGCACGCTGGAGGGACACCTGCGCATGCGGCGCGGTCGGCTGCTGAAGAACGGGCTGTCCACCGGGCTGCAGTCCGGCCCCGCGCCCACGGCCAACATGCCCGAGGCGTTCGACCTGGCGCGCCGCGTGGCGGACAAGCTGGATGGCTATCCGATGACGATGGTGAGCGAGACGGTGCTGGGCATCCCGACGACCGCGCACATCCTCGGCGGCTGCTGCATGGGAGACTCGGCGGCGACGGGCGTCATCGACCATCGCCACCGGCTCTTCGGCTACGAGGGACTGTACGTGGTGGACGGCTCGGCCATCTCCGCCAACCCGGGCGTCAATCCCTCGCTCACGATTACGGCGCTGGCCGAGCGCGCCATGACCTTCATCCCCCACGCGCGGAAGGGCGAGGAGGACGCGCCGCGGCTCGCCCGGCTGCCGTCCTGA
- a CDS encoding 3-oxoacyl-[acyl-carrier-protein] synthase III C-terminal domain-containing protein — protein MAHDVFITSLGKFLPGEPITNEQMEDYLGRVRGKPSRARARVLSQNGITQRHYAIDREQRTVLRNWDLAVNAIQDALSRSPITLGEMDLLVTATTQGDLVLPGFASQVHRALGGPACEVASLHGICSSGMQALRAAALQVSGGEAKRAVVCASELVSRLLKARHYEEVTADDSVPFEAEFLRWMLSDGAAAAVVQDRPHPTRLSLKVEWMDIRSHANRHELNMYVGARYTPEGGFGPTWLDQPSVTEAAAQGAFNIKQDIRRLESLVALGVDGFFALMDQGLLRPDEVDWFCIHYSSHYFKKPIVDLLGRGGVRIPEEKWFTNLSTRGNTGCASIFLMLEELVNEGRARPGQRIYCMVPESGGFITCHALLTVVGPERAATPSFESADELGPLPLSPRADGEPVREQLVRELTHVWVDFESRLQQVPILDKLRRGVFTVEDYRELLVNMRQQVVEGSRWIARAASSITAEHLALRSSFIRHARDEHRDYEMLEGHYVSVGGTHEAITRAPKNIGSEALSAWMFHRASQENPFDLLGAMFIIEGLGSRVARRWGTAIREQLRLEDEQVRFFLYHGDNDATHLDRLDGALGSGILTPELAARIVKTAKVTARLYLLQLEELGNV, from the coding sequence ATGGCCCACGACGTCTTCATCACCAGCCTGGGGAAGTTCCTCCCCGGCGAGCCCATCACCAATGAGCAGATGGAGGACTACCTCGGCAGGGTCCGGGGCAAGCCCTCCAGGGCCCGCGCCCGCGTCCTCTCCCAGAACGGAATCACCCAGCGCCACTACGCCATCGATCGCGAGCAGCGCACCGTGCTGCGCAACTGGGACCTCGCGGTGAACGCCATCCAGGATGCGCTGTCGCGCTCGCCCATCACCCTGGGGGAGATGGACCTGCTCGTCACCGCCACCACCCAGGGCGACCTGGTGCTGCCGGGCTTCGCCAGCCAGGTCCACCGCGCGCTGGGAGGCCCCGCGTGCGAGGTGGCGTCGCTGCATGGCATCTGCTCCAGCGGCATGCAGGCCCTGCGCGCCGCGGCGCTCCAGGTCTCCGGCGGAGAGGCCAAGAGGGCCGTCGTCTGCGCCAGCGAGCTGGTGAGCCGGTTGCTCAAGGCGCGCCACTACGAGGAGGTCACCGCGGACGACAGCGTGCCCTTCGAGGCGGAGTTCCTGCGCTGGATGCTCTCTGACGGAGCGGCAGCCGCCGTGGTGCAGGACCGGCCGCACCCCACGCGGCTCAGCTTGAAGGTGGAGTGGATGGACATCCGCTCGCACGCCAACCGGCACGAGCTGAACATGTACGTGGGCGCCCGCTACACGCCCGAGGGTGGCTTCGGGCCCACCTGGCTCGACCAGCCCAGCGTCACCGAGGCCGCGGCGCAGGGCGCCTTCAACATCAAGCAGGACATCCGCCGGCTGGAGTCACTGGTCGCGCTGGGCGTGGACGGCTTCTTCGCGCTGATGGACCAGGGGCTGCTGCGTCCGGACGAGGTCGACTGGTTCTGCATCCACTACTCGTCCCACTACTTCAAGAAGCCCATCGTCGACCTGCTGGGACGGGGCGGCGTGCGCATCCCCGAGGAGAAGTGGTTCACCAACCTCTCCACGCGCGGCAACACGGGCTGCGCCTCCATCTTCCTCATGTTGGAGGAGCTGGTGAACGAGGGCCGCGCGCGTCCGGGCCAGCGCATCTACTGCATGGTCCCCGAGAGCGGCGGCTTCATCACCTGTCACGCCCTGCTCACCGTCGTGGGACCTGAGCGCGCGGCCACGCCTTCGTTCGAGAGCGCCGACGAGCTCGGTCCGCTTCCCCTCAGCCCCCGCGCGGACGGCGAGCCGGTGCGGGAGCAGCTGGTGCGCGAGCTGACACACGTCTGGGTGGACTTCGAGTCGAGGCTCCAGCAGGTGCCGATTCTCGACAAGCTGCGCCGAGGGGTCTTCACCGTGGAGGACTACCGCGAGCTGCTCGTCAACATGCGGCAGCAGGTGGTGGAGGGCTCACGTTGGATTGCGCGCGCCGCGTCCAGCATCACCGCCGAGCACCTGGCCTTGCGCTCCTCGTTCATCCGTCACGCGCGCGACGAGCACCGCGACTACGAGATGCTGGAGGGGCACTACGTCTCCGTGGGAGGCACGCACGAGGCCATCACCCGCGCGCCGAAGAACATCGGCAGCGAGGCCTTGTCGGCGTGGATGTTCCACCGCGCCAGTCAGGAGAACCCGTTCGACCTCTTGGGGGCCATGTTCATCATCGAGGGCCTGGGCAGCCGCGTGGCCCGGCGCTGGGGCACGGCCATCCGCGAGCAACTGCGCCTGGAGGACGAGCAGGTGAGGTTCTTCCTCTACCACGGCGACAACGACGCCACGCACCTGGACCGGCTGGACGGTGCGCTCGGCTCGGGCATCCTCACGCCGGAGCTGGCGGCGCGCATCGTCAAGACGGCGAAGGTGACGGCGCGCCTGTACCTGCTCCAGCTCGAGGAGCTGGGAAATGTCTGA
- a CDS encoding DUF6999 family protein: MDPVEQLNNQPHDPRDPDPWVAMFLDRSLPMNERTKAALLVDQRSRSRQFLLPLMRPMARLFIVFFQVVKLFIPNRFTSSKLLHRLLAWGLKVWVSPEANFLILRHFHVGSEILDFIARNAKELNVPTQPLRPTTLEHVKDEIFLQHDLNLFNFVIRLNKALREQGRTLEPPAQLDFSGISDEFPLEPLPNGWTNFLDLQSAIEIFTPVYQLFLTDRDFWRASNSLQLDETIAIYVATLMQAPGLVALVNNRHPLVPLSTMRAGFRLVLHGLSAESMHAFLVECKHGRMPQLARIVAPGLRAPAPEAA, translated from the coding sequence ATGGACCCCGTCGAGCAACTGAACAACCAGCCGCACGACCCCAGGGACCCCGACCCCTGGGTGGCGATGTTCCTGGACCGCAGCCTGCCGATGAACGAGCGCACCAAGGCGGCGCTGCTCGTGGACCAGCGCTCGCGCTCGCGTCAGTTCCTGCTGCCCCTCATGCGCCCCATGGCGCGGCTCTTCATCGTCTTCTTCCAGGTGGTGAAGCTCTTCATCCCCAACCGCTTCACCTCGTCGAAGCTGCTGCACCGGCTGCTCGCGTGGGGGCTCAAGGTGTGGGTCAGCCCGGAGGCGAACTTCCTCATCCTCCGGCACTTCCACGTCGGCTCGGAGATTCTCGACTTCATCGCCCGCAACGCGAAGGAGCTGAACGTCCCCACCCAGCCCCTGCGTCCGACGACGCTGGAGCACGTGAAGGACGAAATCTTCCTCCAGCACGACCTCAACCTCTTCAACTTCGTCATCCGGCTGAACAAGGCGCTGCGCGAGCAGGGACGCACCCTGGAGCCACCGGCCCAGCTGGACTTCAGCGGCATCTCCGACGAGTTCCCACTGGAGCCCCTCCCCAACGGCTGGACGAACTTCCTGGACCTCCAGTCGGCGATTGAAATCTTCACGCCGGTGTACCAGCTGTTCCTCACGGACCGGGACTTCTGGCGGGCGAGCAACTCGCTGCAGCTCGACGAGACCATCGCCATCTACGTGGCCACGCTGATGCAGGCGCCGGGGCTCGTTGCGCTGGTGAACAACCGCCATCCGCTGGTGCCGCTGTCGACGATGCGCGCGGGCTTCCGGTTGGTGCTGCACGGCCTGTCCGCGGAGTCGATGCACGCGTTCCTGGTGGAGTGCAAACACGGGCGGATGCCCCAGCTCGCGCGCATCGTGGCGCCGGGGCTCCGGGCTCCCGCGCCCGAAGCGGCCTGA
- a CDS encoding carbon starvation CstA family protein: MKEATPTSPPSRPGLVPLLGWVLVALVGAFCLGTVALHRGESINAIWLLVASVCVFLIGYRFYGRFIADRALKLDPTRATPALRHNDGLDYVPTDKWVLFGHHFAAIAGAGPLVGPVLAAQMGYLPGTLWILAGVVLAGAVQDFTVLFLSIRRDGKSLGDMVRMELGPAAGVVAMVGVLMIMMIILAVLALVVVKALTHSPWGTFTVAMTIPIALAMGLYLRYVRRGKVLEVSIAGFVLLMLSIWLGGRVAESATWAPFFTFDSKALAWMLIAYGFCASVLPVWLLLAPRDYLSTFLKIGTVLVLAVGIVLAAPEMRMPAVTRFTDGSGPVFSGSLFPFLFITIACGAVSGWHSLIASGTTPKMLANERDAKMVGYGAMLMESFVAIMALISATVLQPGVYFAMNAPPALIGTTVEQAARTISEWGFVITPEVLAQTARDIGETSILSRAGGAPTLAVGMAQILHGLVAGEGMMAFWYHYAILFEALFILTTVDAGTRVGRFMIQELAGLVYAPLKRTESWGANLIATALGVAGWGYFLYQGVVDPLGGINTLWPLFGIANQMLAAIALTLVCVVFVKMKRERYLWIPALPAAWLVCCTLVAGWQKVFGSDPRVSFVAHARDFSAAIDAGKVLSPAKSLEEMRQIISNDYLDAGLTVFFMVLVLATVGFGVRSALAARRSATPTANETPYVPVTAAEGS; this comes from the coding sequence GTGAAGGAAGCCACTCCGACAAGTCCCCCGTCCCGTCCTGGCCTCGTGCCGCTGCTCGGCTGGGTGCTCGTCGCGCTCGTCGGTGCCTTCTGTCTGGGCACGGTGGCGCTCCACCGGGGCGAGTCCATCAACGCCATCTGGCTGCTGGTGGCCTCGGTCTGCGTGTTCCTCATCGGATATCGCTTCTACGGGCGGTTCATCGCGGACCGGGCGCTGAAGCTGGACCCGACGCGGGCGACACCCGCGCTGCGGCACAACGATGGACTGGACTACGTGCCCACGGACAAGTGGGTGTTGTTCGGCCACCACTTCGCGGCCATCGCCGGCGCGGGGCCGCTGGTGGGGCCGGTGCTGGCGGCGCAGATGGGTTACCTGCCGGGCACGCTGTGGATTCTGGCGGGCGTGGTGCTGGCGGGCGCGGTGCAGGACTTCACGGTGCTGTTCCTCTCCATCCGGCGCGACGGCAAGTCCCTGGGGGACATGGTCCGGATGGAGCTGGGGCCGGCCGCGGGTGTGGTGGCGATGGTGGGCGTGTTGATGATCATGATGATCATCCTCGCGGTGCTGGCGCTCGTGGTGGTCAAGGCGCTGACGCACAGCCCCTGGGGCACCTTCACCGTGGCGATGACCATTCCCATCGCCCTGGCGATGGGCCTGTACCTGCGCTACGTGCGCCGCGGCAAGGTGCTCGAGGTGTCGATCGCCGGCTTCGTGCTGCTGATGCTGTCCATCTGGTTGGGGGGACGGGTGGCGGAGTCGGCCACGTGGGCGCCCTTCTTCACGTTCGACAGCAAGGCGCTGGCGTGGATGCTCATCGCGTATGGCTTCTGCGCGTCGGTGCTGCCGGTGTGGCTGTTGCTGGCGCCGCGCGACTACCTGTCCACGTTCCTGAAGATTGGCACCGTGCTGGTGCTGGCGGTGGGCATCGTGCTGGCGGCGCCGGAGATGCGGATGCCCGCCGTCACCCGCTTCACGGACGGCAGCGGGCCGGTGTTCTCCGGCAGCCTGTTCCCGTTCCTGTTCATCACCATCGCCTGTGGCGCGGTGTCGGGGTGGCACTCGCTCATCGCCTCGGGGACCACGCCCAAGATGCTGGCGAACGAGCGGGACGCGAAGATGGTGGGCTACGGGGCGATGTTGATGGAGTCGTTCGTCGCCATCATGGCGCTCATCTCCGCGACGGTGCTCCAGCCAGGGGTGTACTTCGCGATGAACGCCCCGCCGGCGCTGATTGGCACGACGGTGGAGCAGGCGGCGCGCACCATCAGCGAGTGGGGCTTCGTCATCACGCCCGAGGTGCTGGCGCAGACGGCGCGGGACATCGGCGAGACGTCCATCCTCTCCCGGGCGGGAGGCGCTCCGACGCTGGCGGTGGGCATGGCGCAGATCCTCCATGGGCTGGTGGCCGGCGAGGGGATGATGGCGTTCTGGTACCACTACGCCATCCTGTTCGAGGCGCTGTTCATCCTCACCACGGTGGACGCCGGCACGCGCGTGGGGCGGTTCATGATTCAGGAGCTTGCGGGCCTGGTGTACGCGCCGCTCAAGCGCACGGAGTCCTGGGGCGCCAACCTCATCGCCACGGCGCTGGGCGTGGCGGGCTGGGGATACTTCCTCTACCAGGGCGTGGTGGACCCGCTGGGCGGCATCAACACGCTCTGGCCCTTGTTCGGCATCGCGAACCAGATGCTCGCGGCCATCGCGCTGACGCTGGTGTGTGTCGTGTTCGTGAAGATGAAGCGCGAGCGCTACCTGTGGATTCCCGCGCTGCCGGCGGCGTGGCTGGTGTGCTGCACGCTCGTGGCGGGATGGCAGAAGGTGTTCGGCTCGGACCCGCGCGTCAGCTTCGTGGCGCACGCGCGCGACTTCTCCGCCGCCATCGACGCGGGCAAGGTGCTGTCGCCCGCGAAGTCGCTGGAGGAGATGCGGCAGATCATCTCCAACGACTACCTGGACGCCGGGCTCACCGTCTTCTTCATGGTGCTGGTGCTGGCGACGGTGGGCTTCGGGGTGCGCTCCGCGCTCGCGGCCCGGCGCTCCGCGACGCCCACGGCGAATGAGACCCCCTACGTCCCCGTGACGGCGGCGGAGGGCTCCTGA
- a CDS encoding YbdD/YjiX family protein → MATWAEALRRGWRQAVRIARLMIGVPDYEAYVAHLRAHHPERPVMTYEEFFDERMAARYRGGGGRCC, encoded by the coding sequence ATGGCGACCTGGGCGGAGGCGCTTCGACGCGGCTGGCGACAGGCCGTCCGCATCGCGCGGCTGATGATTGGGGTGCCCGACTACGAGGCGTACGTGGCGCACCTGCGCGCGCATCATCCGGAGCGTCCGGTGATGACGTACGAGGAGTTCTTCGACGAGCGCATGGCGGCGCGCTACCGGGGCGGTGGCGGACGCTGCTGTTGA
- a CDS encoding eCIS core domain-containing protein — protein sequence MAPKPQATPVSAQAKASPIVDEFIPSLPIPGKDVLKKVQDAANQLEGQPLDDAQKKDLKKVFGDSVDLDKVSVVKGPSTLFDNLSRYTPAFTVGNKILVNPKAQDGSPTNFPPSKDLLTHEATHVWQYQNHGADYAAKALVAQGAGQGYDWEKGLESGKKWADLNPEQQGELIQDAYKQGYFDGKRPFVGESGKDRTAYLDEAVKQMREGKGDPNWDFSKATGKWNEVKDAVVDGVKDAGKKVWDTVTEPLERVKDGILDRLPWR from the coding sequence GTGGCGCCCAAGCCGCAGGCCACCCCCGTGTCGGCCCAGGCGAAGGCGTCGCCCATCGTCGATGAGTTCATCCCGTCGCTGCCCATCCCCGGCAAGGACGTGCTCAAGAAGGTCCAGGACGCGGCGAACCAGCTCGAGGGGCAGCCGCTCGACGACGCGCAGAAGAAGGACTTGAAGAAGGTCTTCGGCGACAGCGTCGACCTGGACAAGGTCAGCGTGGTGAAGGGGCCCTCGACGCTCTTCGACAACCTGAGCCGCTACACGCCCGCCTTCACGGTGGGGAACAAGATCCTCGTCAACCCGAAGGCGCAGGACGGCTCGCCCACGAACTTCCCTCCGTCCAAGGACCTGCTCACCCACGAGGCCACCCACGTCTGGCAGTACCAGAACCACGGCGCGGACTACGCGGCCAAGGCGCTGGTCGCGCAGGGCGCGGGACAGGGCTACGACTGGGAGAAGGGCCTCGAGTCCGGCAAGAAGTGGGCGGACCTCAACCCCGAGCAACAGGGCGAGCTCATCCAGGACGCGTACAAGCAGGGCTACTTCGACGGCAAGCGGCCGTTCGTCGGAGAGAGCGGCAAGGACCGCACCGCGTACCTCGACGAGGCGGTGAAGCAGATGCGCGAGGGCAAGGGAGACCCGAACTGGGACTTCTCCAAGGCCACGGGCAAGTGGAACGAGGTCAAGGACGCGGTGGTCGACGGCGTGAAGGACGCTGGCAAGAAGGTCTGGGACACCGTCACGGAGCCCCTCGAGCGCGTCAAGGATGGCATCCTCGATCGCCTCCCCTGGCGTTGA
- a CDS encoding alpha/beta hydrolase has translation MAGPLAHVSTEGRVRSRPGPVSEVSAAVGEHPLGLGGARDGLVYVPRSYRPEQPASLMLLLHGAMGNARQMLEALAPVAEAEGLLLVIPESRGVTWDHKLATGGADLDFIDRALARVFARYAVAPERISVSGFSDGASYALSMGILNGDLFSRIVAFAPGFVDAAEPRGVPRVFIAHGVGDKAIPVEEGRRIGAELRSAGFDVRFHEFTGGHSIPAEVAQAAARWLREPNPPADSPASGAKP, from the coding sequence ATGGCGGGTCCCCTCGCCCACGTGTCCACGGAGGGTCGGGTGCGCTCGCGTCCGGGCCCGGTGTCGGAGGTGTCAGCGGCGGTCGGCGAGCACCCGCTGGGGCTGGGCGGCGCGCGGGACGGGCTCGTGTACGTGCCTCGCTCCTACCGTCCGGAGCAGCCCGCGTCGTTGATGCTGTTGCTGCACGGCGCGATGGGGAACGCGCGGCAGATGCTGGAGGCGCTGGCGCCCGTCGCGGAGGCGGAGGGGCTCCTGCTGGTGATACCGGAGTCGCGCGGCGTGACGTGGGACCACAAGCTGGCCACGGGGGGCGCGGACCTGGACTTCATCGACCGGGCGCTCGCGCGGGTCTTCGCTCGCTACGCCGTGGCCCCCGAGCGCATCAGCGTCTCCGGGTTCTCGGATGGCGCGTCCTATGCGTTGTCCATGGGCATCCTGAACGGGGACCTGTTCTCGCGCATCGTGGCCTTCGCGCCGGGCTTCGTGGACGCGGCGGAGCCTCGCGGTGTACCGCGCGTGTTCATCGCCCACGGCGTCGGAGACAAGGCCATCCCCGTGGAGGAGGGGCGGCGCATCGGCGCGGAGCTGCGCTCGGCGGGCTTCGACGTGCGGTTCCACGAGTTCACCGGCGGCCACTCGATTCCGGCCGAGGTCGCGCAGGCCGCCGCGCGGTGGCTTCGTGAACCGAACCCACCGGCGGACAGTCCCGCGTCAGGCGCGAAGCCCTAG
- a CDS encoding threonine synthase, with translation MSVLRLDCTKCDRTYAPGAVLNLCTSCNAPLFASYDLERAAKTLRREALATRERSMWRYHEVMPVEDPAQRLSLGEGWTPLLPTPRLSARLGMKQVWVKDESGNPTGSFKARGLSAAVSMAKVLGAKAVCLPSAGNAGSALAAYAARGGLQAHVFVPRDIASLFLLETRAYGAHVETVDGLITDAGKVCAGLAREHGWYECATLKEPYRVEGKKTMGYEVAEQLGWMLPDVILYPTGGGTGLIGMWKAFEEMEAMGLIGSKRPRMVAVQAEGCAPIVKAHEEGQPDAPMWQGATTHAHGLRVPKALGDFLILRAVKQSGGTAVSVTEAEIVQGTKDLASAEGLFAAPEGGACVAALRKLHASGQVTPEESVVVFNTGTGFKYVENMAPLW, from the coding sequence ATGTCCGTCCTCCGACTCGACTGTACGAAGTGCGACCGGACGTATGCGCCGGGCGCCGTGCTGAACCTGTGCACCTCCTGCAACGCGCCGCTGTTCGCGAGCTACGACCTGGAACGCGCGGCGAAGACGCTGCGCCGCGAGGCCCTGGCGACGCGGGAGCGCTCCATGTGGCGCTACCACGAGGTGATGCCCGTGGAGGACCCCGCCCAACGGCTCAGCCTGGGCGAGGGCTGGACGCCGCTGCTCCCGACGCCCCGGCTGTCGGCGCGGTTGGGGATGAAGCAGGTCTGGGTGAAGGACGAGAGCGGCAATCCCACCGGCTCGTTCAAGGCGCGCGGCCTGTCGGCGGCGGTGTCGATGGCGAAGGTGCTGGGGGCGAAGGCGGTGTGCCTGCCCTCGGCGGGCAACGCCGGGAGCGCGCTGGCGGCGTACGCGGCGCGCGGTGGATTGCAGGCGCATGTCTTCGTGCCTCGCGACATCGCGAGCCTCTTCCTGCTGGAGACGCGGGCCTATGGCGCGCACGTCGAGACGGTGGATGGGCTCATCACCGACGCGGGGAAGGTGTGCGCGGGGCTGGCGCGTGAGCATGGCTGGTACGAGTGCGCCACGCTGAAGGAGCCCTACCGCGTGGAGGGCAAGAAGACGATGGGCTACGAGGTCGCCGAGCAGCTCGGGTGGATGCTGCCCGACGTCATCCTCTACCCGACGGGCGGCGGCACCGGCCTCATCGGCATGTGGAAGGCGTTCGAGGAGATGGAGGCGATGGGCCTCATCGGCTCGAAGCGGCCGAGGATGGTGGCGGTGCAGGCGGAGGGCTGCGCGCCCATCGTGAAGGCCCACGAGGAGGGCCAGCCCGATGCGCCGATGTGGCAGGGCGCGACGACGCATGCGCACGGGCTTCGCGTGCCGAAGGCGCTGGGCGATTTCCTCATCCTGCGCGCGGTGAAGCAGAGCGGTGGGACGGCGGTCTCCGTCACGGAGGCCGAAATCGTCCAGGGGACGAAGGACCTGGCCTCGGCCGAGGGCCTCTTCGCCGCGCCCGAGGGCGGCGCGTGCGTGGCCGCGCTGCGCAAGCTCCATGCGTCCGGGCAGGTGACTCCCGAGGAGTCCGTGGTGGTCTTCAACACCGGCACGGGCTTCAAGTACGTGGAGAACATGGCGCCGCTCTGGTGA
- a CDS encoding alpha/beta hydrolase: MTRRWMAYVGLSLLLAGCSVRRLPPIALEPPPPHELYLLPSSVLKEERRIAVYLPPGYDTAKEARFPVLYMPDGGLQEDFPHVASAVDAAIRAGEMRPVIVVGIENTVRKRDMTGPSEVAADRELVPVSGGSAAFRAFIRDELIPDISRRYRVTEERAVIGESLAGLFLMETFFLQPELFDTYLVLSPSLWWNGEALVNQAGAHLASRPGLRARLYVSSANETDIVPAVARLKDILQASAPAGLTWEVEPRPDLRHDNIYRSTAPALLRKWLPPVNTAGDGR, translated from the coding sequence ATGACGCGACGGTGGATGGCGTATGTGGGGCTGAGCCTGTTGCTGGCGGGGTGCTCCGTGCGCCGGTTGCCACCCATCGCCCTGGAGCCCCCTCCACCGCATGAGCTGTACCTGCTGCCCTCCTCGGTGCTGAAGGAGGAGCGGCGCATCGCCGTCTACCTGCCGCCCGGCTACGACACGGCGAAGGAGGCGCGCTTCCCGGTGCTCTACATGCCGGATGGTGGGCTCCAGGAGGACTTCCCGCACGTGGCCTCCGCGGTGGATGCCGCCATCCGCGCGGGGGAGATGCGGCCGGTCATCGTCGTGGGCATCGAGAACACGGTGCGCAAGCGCGACATGACGGGGCCCAGCGAGGTGGCGGCGGACCGGGAGCTCGTCCCTGTTTCGGGAGGCTCCGCCGCGTTCCGTGCGTTCATCCGCGACGAGCTGATTCCCGACATCTCCCGGCGCTACCGCGTGACGGAGGAGCGGGCCGTCATCGGCGAGTCGCTCGCGGGCCTGTTCCTCATGGAGACCTTCTTCCTCCAGCCGGAGCTGTTCGACACGTACCTGGTGTTGAGCCCGAGCCTCTGGTGGAACGGCGAGGCGCTGGTGAACCAGGCCGGGGCGCACCTCGCCTCCCGTCCGGGGCTGCGCGCGCGGCTGTATGTCTCCTCCGCGAACGAGACGGACATCGTCCCCGCGGTGGCCCGGCTGAAGGACATCCTCCAGGCGAGCGCACCCGCCGGGCTGACGTGGGAGGTGGAGCCCCGGCCGGACCTGCGTCACGACAACATCTACCGCTCCACCGCGCCCGCCTTGCTGCGCAAGTGGTTGCCCCCGGTGAACACCGCCGGGGACGGACGGTAG